Proteins found in one Acidobacteriota bacterium genomic segment:
- a CDS encoding TonB-dependent receptor, producing MNRMMAGLALAAIVLYPAFAAEDAEKQQTVSHEIVVTATRIETPRKEIASSVTVLAGAELRPSDFKAVIDALAPFAGTSIQRNGGLGAVSSIFIRGANSEHTLVLVDGIEANDPGSPSRAFDFAHLTLDLVDRIEILRGPQSTLFGSDALGGVINIMTARGSGKPRTEFSGSAGSYGTWDSRLSFRGSSGQTHYALSLSALKSDGISAASIAYPGNTESDGYRNLTLAGRAGTSLRKNIEADLVFRASVARTEMDNFGGPYGDDPNSVQDFGSFSIRGELRGLFVENRWEQKLGLSFARSKREYTNDPDEIHPFDSERGLYEGSRVKIDWRNNLFFHSSHTLTFGAEAASEFAESSYVSEGFWGPFVSEFPGKRARSAGIYLQDQVRWGDRFFATAGVRLDTHSRAGTSVTYRLAPAFLIESTGTRLKVTVGSGFKSPSLYQLYAPGTAWGPIGNAALEPESCLGWDAGIDQRLFDGKVLFEVVRFHNAFRNLIQFDFGLGFVNIGRAVTQGTEISLEARPGDGLSLRASYTRLSAEDTDTKTPLLRRPADKFGGTIFFRFLEKGEARLQLTHTGERLDRDFTVFPSAVVTLPAYTLLDASLSFRAVGGLTPFLRIENLLDAQYETVFGYGTMGRSFAAGFRLGL from the coding sequence ATGAATCGCATGATGGCCGGCCTCGCCCTCGCCGCAATCGTCCTTTATCCGGCATTCGCCGCGGAAGACGCGGAAAAACAGCAAACCGTCAGTCACGAAATCGTTGTCACGGCGACACGCATTGAAACACCGCGCAAGGAAATCGCAAGCTCCGTCACCGTTCTTGCAGGCGCCGAACTCCGCCCTTCGGATTTCAAGGCCGTGATTGACGCCCTAGCGCCCTTTGCGGGAACCTCAATTCAGCGAAACGGGGGCCTCGGCGCCGTTTCCTCCATTTTTATACGCGGCGCCAACTCCGAACATACTCTTGTTCTTGTCGACGGCATCGAAGCCAACGACCCGGGAAGCCCTTCCCGCGCCTTCGATTTCGCCCACTTGACGCTCGATCTCGTCGACCGTATCGAAATCCTCCGCGGACCCCAGAGCACGCTCTTTGGCTCAGACGCGCTCGGCGGCGTCATCAACATCATGACCGCCCGTGGAAGCGGCAAACCCCGGACCGAGTTTTCCGGATCGGCGGGATCCTACGGCACTTGGGACAGCCGCCTGTCTTTTCGAGGATCTTCGGGGCAAACGCATTACGCCCTGAGCCTCTCAGCCCTGAAGAGCGACGGGATATCGGCCGCAAGCATCGCCTATCCCGGAAATACCGAAAGCGACGGCTACCGGAATCTGACCCTGGCCGGCCGGGCCGGCACATCTCTCCGGAAAAACATCGAGGCCGACCTGGTGTTTCGGGCCTCCGTCGCCCGAACCGAAATGGACAATTTCGGCGGGCCCTACGGCGACGACCCGAACAGCGTCCAGGACTTCGGATCCTTCTCCATCCGCGGAGAACTCCGGGGGCTGTTTGTCGAAAACCGGTGGGAACAGAAACTCGGCCTGTCCTTCGCCCGCTCGAAGCGCGAATATACAAACGACCCCGACGAGATTCACCCTTTCGACAGCGAACGCGGCCTCTATGAAGGAAGCCGGGTCAAGATCGACTGGCGGAACAATCTCTTTTTCCATTCCTCCCATACCTTGACGTTCGGCGCCGAAGCCGCATCGGAATTCGCCGAGTCGTCCTATGTCTCGGAAGGATTTTGGGGACCCTTTGTCAGCGAATTTCCCGGCAAGAGAGCCCGTTCGGCCGGAATTTATCTGCAGGACCAGGTCCGTTGGGGTGACCGGTTTTTCGCCACGGCGGGAGTCCGTCTTGACACCCACAGCCGGGCCGGGACCTCCGTGACCTACCGCCTCGCGCCGGCCTTCTTGATCGAATCAACGGGAACACGCCTGAAGGTCACTGTGGGATCCGGATTTAAATCTCCGTCGCTTTACCAGCTCTATGCCCCCGGAACCGCATGGGGCCCCATCGGCAACGCCGCCCTCGAACCCGAATCCTGTCTCGGCTGGGACGCCGGAATCGACCAGCGTCTCTTCGACGGCAAAGTCCTGTTCGAAGTTGTTCGTTTTCACAATGCCTTTCGCAATCTCATCCAGTTCGATTTCGGTCTCGGCTTCGTCAATATCGGCCGGGCCGTGACACAGGGAACGGAAATTTCGCTTGAAGCCCGTCCTGGCGACGGACTGTCGCTCCGCGCCTCCTACACCCGCCTTTCGGCTGAAGATACGGATACCAAAACGCCTCTTCTCCGGCGCCCGGCCGACAAATTCGGCGGCACCATTTTCTTCAGGTTTCTCGAAAAGGGCGAAGCCCGCCTTCAACTCACCCACACGGGAGAACGCCTGGATCGGGACTTCACCGTCTTTCCCTCCGCCGTCGTGACCCTTCCGGCCTATACCCTGCTCGACGCCTCCTTGTCCTTCCGAGCCGTCGGGGGCCTGACGCCGTTTCTCCGGATCGAGAACCTGCTCGACGCGCAATACGAAACCGTGTTCGGCTACGGGACCATGGGCCGCTCCTTTGCGGCCGGCTTCCGCTTGGGCCTCTGA
- a CDS encoding pitrilysin family protein: MTTLMRYAGVGIVCLGLAMFVTGCGGKKTGGPVVELLPIEGNPLVSLRIVLNVGSAHDPAGKEGLAQLTLNLLANGGSRDLTFQEISERFYPMAARLGLRVDKEMSAFSGTVHVDNLEAYYAILRGMLLEPGFREEDFTRIKTNQVNFLERTLVNNMDEQFGKEILNLMLYEDHPYGRNEAGTVESVSNLTLDDVRSFYKEHFLRGNFTIGLAGGYPDGFVEKVTADFAALPEGRTPQLVLPETRMPSGLEFMIAEKQTPATAISMGFPVKLTRADKDFFALWIAGAHFGEHRQSLSLLFQKIREERGQNYGNYAYIEHFIQGRDKFPATNYARQQQYFSIWIRPLANSNRHFVVRQALRELRKLVEEGIPEERFELTRTYLLNYTRLYAQTLDERIGWQIDSRHYGTRDFLDDVQKRLPRISREDVNRAIRKHLNFDNVMIAVITEDAESLRDALIADTPSPISYANPNMPAEILQEDLVIQSYALGVRPETVRIAPATAFFRKAGLPME, encoded by the coding sequence ATGACAACCCTGATGCGATATGCCGGAGTCGGAATCGTCTGTCTGGGGCTCGCCATGTTCGTCACAGGCTGCGGCGGCAAAAAGACCGGCGGGCCGGTCGTCGAACTCCTGCCCATCGAGGGCAATCCGCTGGTCAGCCTGCGCATTGTTCTCAACGTCGGTTCGGCCCACGACCCGGCCGGAAAGGAAGGCCTGGCCCAACTCACCTTGAACCTCCTGGCCAACGGCGGAAGCCGCGACCTGACCTTCCAGGAGATCTCCGAACGCTTCTATCCCATGGCCGCACGGCTGGGGCTGCGGGTGGACAAGGAGATGTCGGCCTTTTCCGGAACCGTTCACGTCGACAATCTCGAAGCCTATTATGCCATTCTCCGCGGCATGCTTCTCGAACCGGGTTTCCGCGAGGAGGACTTCACCCGGATCAAGACCAACCAGGTGAACTTCCTCGAACGGACGCTGGTCAACAACATGGACGAGCAGTTCGGGAAGGAGATCCTGAACCTCATGCTCTACGAGGACCATCCCTACGGCCGGAACGAGGCCGGGACGGTGGAGAGCGTCTCGAACCTGACGTTGGACGACGTCCGGTCCTTCTACAAGGAGCATTTTCTGCGCGGGAATTTCACGATCGGTCTGGCGGGCGGTTATCCCGACGGATTTGTCGAAAAGGTGACCGCCGACTTCGCCGCCCTTCCCGAAGGGCGGACGCCCCAACTCGTTCTTCCGGAGACGCGGATGCCCTCCGGGCTCGAATTCATGATCGCCGAAAAACAGACTCCGGCGACGGCGATTTCCATGGGTTTTCCCGTCAAACTCACCCGGGCGGACAAGGACTTCTTCGCCCTGTGGATCGCCGGCGCCCACTTCGGCGAACATCGCCAGTCTCTCTCGCTTCTCTTCCAGAAGATCCGCGAGGAGCGCGGCCAAAACTACGGCAACTACGCCTACATCGAACACTTCATCCAGGGCCGCGACAAGTTCCCGGCGACGAATTACGCCCGGCAGCAACAGTATTTTTCGATTTGGATCCGGCCGCTGGCCAACTCCAACCGCCATTTTGTCGTCCGGCAGGCCTTGCGGGAGCTTCGCAAGCTGGTTGAGGAGGGCATTCCCGAAGAACGCTTCGAACTCACCCGGACATACCTTCTCAATTACACGCGGCTTTACGCCCAAACGCTGGATGAGAGAATCGGCTGGCAAATCGACTCCCGGCATTACGGCACCCGGGATTTTCTGGACGATGTCCAGAAACGGCTGCCGCGCATCAGCCGCGAGGATGTCAACCGGGCCATCCGGAAGCATTTGAATTTCGACAACGTCATGATCGCCGTGATCACCGAGGACGCCGAGTCTCTCCGCGACGCGCTCATCGCCGATACCCCCTCACCGATCTCCTACGCCAATCCGAACATGCCGGCGGAGATCCTGCAGGAAGACCTGGTCATCCAGTCCTATGCGCTCGGCGTGCGGCCCGAAACGGTACGGATCGCGCCGGCCACGGCCTTTTTCCGGAAAGCCGGCCTGCCTATGGAATAA
- a CDS encoding branched-chain amino acid transaminase: protein MFPNTHFAKASKYWYQGKIYDWSEAVVHPMVHALHYGTSVFEGIRAYAADRGPAVFRLTEHIDRLLVSAEVCRMDHAYGRDEVIDIVKLVMRENAMQSAYIRPLLFYSYGNLGLYPKFCPVDLLVGTWEWGAYLGDKAEKGVSVCVIPQRRVHRSQLDMRAKLGGVYVQSTICGIDARKAGFDEAVFLNMEGRVAEGPGENIFLVKDGVFHTNDGTESILEGITRTSILKILGDLGHKTRIAPFTIEDLVTADEVFFTGTAVEVTPVVKITDTSTPGAPAREFTIGEGTPGPRTLEVSQVYREVVTGKRPEYENWLTYIDA, encoded by the coding sequence ATGTTTCCTAACACCCATTTCGCCAAGGCCTCGAAGTACTGGTACCAGGGCAAGATCTACGACTGGTCGGAGGCCGTGGTCCACCCCATGGTCCATGCCCTCCACTATGGAACCTCCGTGTTCGAGGGCATCCGGGCCTACGCCGCCGACCGCGGGCCTGCCGTCTTCCGCTTGACGGAACACATCGACCGCCTCCTCGTCTCCGCCGAAGTCTGCCGCATGGACCACGCTTACGGCCGTGACGAAGTCATCGACATCGTCAAGCTCGTCATGCGCGAAAACGCCATGCAGAGCGCCTACATCCGCCCGCTTCTCTTCTACAGCTACGGCAACCTCGGCCTCTATCCCAAGTTCTGCCCGGTCGATCTCCTGGTCGGCACCTGGGAATGGGGCGCCTACCTCGGCGACAAAGCCGAAAAGGGCGTCTCCGTCTGCGTCATCCCCCAGCGCCGTGTCCACCGCTCCCAGCTCGACATGCGGGCCAAGCTCGGCGGCGTCTATGTCCAGTCGACGATCTGCGGCATCGATGCCCGCAAAGCCGGCTTCGACGAGGCCGTCTTCCTGAACATGGAGGGCCGCGTCGCCGAAGGTCCGGGCGAAAATATCTTCCTGGTCAAGGACGGCGTCTTCCACACGAACGACGGAACGGAGTCCATCCTCGAGGGCATCACCCGGACGAGCATCCTGAAAATCCTCGGCGACCTCGGGCACAAAACGCGGATCGCTCCCTTCACGATCGAGGATCTCGTCACGGCCGACGAGGTCTTTTTCACCGGAACCGCCGTCGAGGTCACCCCGGTCGTCAAAATCACCGACACCTCGACGCCCGGCGCCCCGGCCCGGGAATTCACGATCGGCGAAGGAACGCCGGGCCCGCGCACCCTCGAGGTTTCCCAAGTCTACAGGGAAGTCGTCACGGGGAAGAGGCCCGAATACGAGAATTGGCTGACCTATATCGATGCTTGA
- a CDS encoding pitrilysin family protein, whose amino-acid sequence MTKFLCAAIALSLILPAAALAAESKIFPFDYRIEEIDNGLKVVSIPLDNPHIIAFYTIVRAGSRNEVEPGKSGFAHFFEHMMFKGTKDVPKEAYDEFLTRLGAGTNGYTTDDYTCYFVVFAGRENLEEVVRIEADRFLNLYYDEEMLKTEAPVIEGEYYASASNPDRRLFELLRDTAFEKHSYKHTTLGYLRDILDMPNQYEYSRLFKQRFYAPDNTILLVAGDFDHARLMALVREHYGAWEPSGYSLQTPVEPPQTKAKRAHYPWPSKTLPRMAMAYRGPAYTTESIDKAALDLLAEIAFSSSSPLYQRLVIEEQKCVSLGASFADRRDPYLLVLSSVLRNDEDLPYVEKAILDELERIKTEPVDEKKLADVKSNLKYSFARVLGTTDGIAGSLAHSINLAADPGTVNALYGLYEKVTPADIQEAARKYFVPAASTTVTLTGGGQ is encoded by the coding sequence ATGACCAAATTTTTGTGCGCGGCCATCGCCCTGTCCCTCATTCTTCCGGCCGCGGCGCTTGCCGCGGAATCGAAGATTTTCCCCTTCGATTACCGGATCGAGGAGATCGACAACGGGCTGAAGGTCGTCTCCATTCCCCTGGACAACCCCCATATCATCGCCTTTTACACCATTGTCCGGGCCGGGTCCCGTAATGAGGTCGAGCCCGGAAAGTCCGGGTTCGCCCATTTCTTCGAGCACATGATGTTCAAGGGCACCAAGGACGTGCCCAAGGAAGCCTACGACGAGTTTCTGACCCGCCTCGGGGCCGGGACGAACGGGTATACGACGGACGACTATACCTGTTACTTCGTCGTCTTCGCCGGACGGGAAAACCTCGAAGAGGTCGTCCGGATCGAGGCCGACCGATTCCTCAACCTTTATTACGACGAGGAAATGCTGAAGACCGAGGCCCCCGTCATCGAGGGCGAATACTACGCCTCGGCCTCCAACCCCGACCGGCGGCTGTTCGAGCTGCTGCGCGACACGGCTTTTGAAAAGCACTCCTACAAGCACACGACGCTCGGTTACCTCCGGGACATCCTGGACATGCCGAACCAGTACGAATACAGCCGCCTCTTCAAACAGCGCTTCTACGCCCCCGACAACACGATTCTCCTCGTCGCCGGAGACTTCGATCATGCCCGGCTCATGGCGCTCGTCCGTGAACACTACGGCGCCTGGGAACCCTCGGGATATTCGCTCCAAACACCGGTCGAACCGCCCCAGACCAAAGCCAAGCGGGCGCATTACCCCTGGCCTTCGAAGACTCTTCCCCGCATGGCGATGGCCTATCGCGGACCCGCCTATACGACGGAATCCATCGACAAGGCCGCCCTCGACCTTCTGGCCGAAATCGCCTTCTCGTCTTCTTCGCCGCTTTACCAGCGGCTGGTCATCGAGGAGCAGAAGTGCGTCTCGCTCGGCGCCAGTTTCGCCGACCGGCGCGATCCCTATCTTCTCGTTCTCTCGTCCGTCCTGAGAAATGACGAGGATCTGCCCTATGTCGAAAAGGCCATCCTGGACGAGCTCGAACGCATCAAGACCGAACCCGTCGACGAGAAAAAACTGGCCGACGTCAAATCCAATCTCAAGTATTCCTTCGCCCGGGTTCTGGGTACGACGGACGGCATCGCCGGATCTCTGGCGCACTCTATCAATTTGGCCGCAGACCCGGGCACCGTGAACGCTCTCTACGGGCTCTATGAAAAGGTGACCCCGGCCGACATTCAGGAAGCGGCCCGGAAATACTTCGTTCCGGCCGCAAGCACGACGGTCACCCTGACAGGAGGAGGACAATGA
- a CDS encoding DHH family phosphoesterase, whose product MENLLKVLRKDRPVAVFVHNNPDPDALASAFGLRILLKKLGFTRVRGIYFSGLIGRAENREMIRLLKIHLTPTEQARRYEKWQAILVDCQPYTGNLILPEGLKPTAVIDHHPLRKKTTRLPFYDVRPQYGACSTIIAEYFQAAGVPVPGDAATAFCYGISSETRRLARDGSAADRTAYLHLLSLASFKRLSQIEYSRLSREFIDHLSKVLLKAFYCKNFAGALLDDIPYPDFPAEMADFLLRIRGITWSLCLGRHGDTLYVSIRSTNPRAEASSLIRRILPRQGKSGGHGMVAGGQVRIDSADPARLMGLKRSILDKMLDAVRCRGIKLTRFAGGDDTDPV is encoded by the coding sequence ATGGAAAACCTTCTCAAAGTCCTGAGAAAAGACCGGCCGGTCGCCGTCTTCGTTCACAACAATCCCGACCCCGACGCCCTGGCCTCCGCCTTCGGCCTGCGCATCCTCCTCAAAAAGCTCGGCTTCACCCGGGTTCGCGGGATCTATTTCAGCGGTCTCATCGGCCGGGCTGAAAACCGGGAAATGATTCGTCTCCTGAAGATCCACCTCACCCCGACAGAGCAGGCCCGCCGATACGAAAAATGGCAGGCCATCCTTGTCGACTGCCAGCCCTATACGGGAAACCTCATCCTGCCCGAAGGCTTGAAACCGACGGCCGTCATCGACCACCATCCCCTTCGGAAAAAGACGACACGGCTCCCTTTTTACGATGTCAGGCCGCAGTACGGAGCCTGTTCGACCATCATCGCCGAATACTTTCAAGCCGCCGGCGTCCCCGTGCCGGGCGACGCGGCCACGGCCTTCTGTTACGGCATCTCCAGCGAGACCCGACGTCTGGCCCGCGACGGGAGCGCCGCCGACAGGACGGCCTACCTTCACCTTCTCTCTTTGGCCAGCTTCAAGCGGCTTTCTCAAATCGAATATTCCCGTCTGTCACGGGAATTCATCGATCACCTCTCGAAAGTTCTCCTGAAGGCTTTTTACTGCAAGAATTTCGCGGGCGCTCTTCTGGACGATATTCCCTATCCCGATTTTCCCGCCGAGATGGCCGACTTTCTTCTGCGGATCCGCGGCATCACCTGGTCTCTCTGCCTCGGCCGGCATGGCGACACGCTTTATGTCTCCATCCGGAGCACGAACCCCCGGGCCGAGGCGTCGTCCCTCATCCGCCGTATCCTGCCGCGACAGGGCAAAAGCGGCGGCCACGGCATGGTCGCCGGCGGACAAGTGCGGATCGACTCCGCCGACCCGGCCCGGCTCATGGGTTTGAAACGTTCGATCCTCGACAAAATGCTCGACGCCGTCCGCTGCCGCGGCATCAAATTGACCCGCTTCGCAGGCGGGGATGACACCGATCCCGTCTGA
- the tsaA gene encoding tRNA (N6-threonylcarbamoyladenosine(37)-N6)-methyltransferase TrmO, protein MDQTGKIKGRPGRLSFRTIGRVRSPFRSPDDITPEILASPTAFDDIEGEIHIHKRYAAGLKDIDGFSHLIVIFAFHKAGPPKLLSLPPGQTERRGVFATRSPHRPGGIGMTVVRLLGRKDNVLRIAGLDMIDGTPVLDIKPYTSRDRKIDIRQGWRDEETALTPASKSKPAGYTNKKETRRIAR, encoded by the coding sequence ATGGATCAAACAGGAAAGATAAAAGGCCGCCCGGGCCGCTTGTCCTTCAGGACGATCGGCCGCGTCCGGTCCCCCTTCCGGAGTCCCGATGACATCACCCCGGAAATCCTGGCGTCCCCAACGGCCTTCGACGACATCGAGGGCGAAATCCACATCCACAAACGCTACGCGGCCGGGCTCAAGGACATCGACGGGTTTTCCCATCTCATCGTCATCTTCGCCTTTCACAAGGCGGGCCCGCCCAAACTCCTGTCTTTGCCGCCGGGTCAGACCGAACGGCGCGGCGTTTTCGCCACGCGCTCGCCCCACCGCCCGGGCGGGATCGGCATGACCGTGGTCCGGCTTCTCGGCCGCAAAGACAACGTTCTCCGCATCGCCGGCCTGGACATGATCGACGGAACGCCCGTCCTCGATATCAAGCCCTACACCTCGCGCGACCGGAAGATCGACATCCGCCAGGGCTGGCGCGATGAAGAAACAGCGTTAACGCCGGCTTCAAAAAGCAAACCGGCTGGATATACAAACAAAAAGGAAACAAGGAGGATCGCCCGATGA
- a CDS encoding pyridoxal-dependent decarboxylase: MSDKTGEIGLSNEEFRSFGHEIVDWIADYMQNIEKYPVRSPLGPGDVKKRLPGEPPDLAEPMDEILRDFQSSILPGITHWQHPGWFAYFPANTSPASVLAEFLTAGLGVQGMVWLTSPAAAELEEVVCNWLRGMLELPESWNGVIQDTASTATLCALLTARERATDFSSNERGIRQTLRVYASEEAHSSVDKAVKIAGYGRDNLVRIPTDVRFAMIPDKLEAAVAADLERGFVPACVSATVGTTSSGGVDPLPEIGAICRRRGLWLHVDAAWAGTAAVLPEKRRILKGIEAADSFVFNPHKWMLTNFDCSVYFVRDPGLLIRTFEIHPEYLKTGKDAVVRNYRDWGIQLGRRFRALKLWFVIRSYGVEGIRDMVREHIRLAGLFKSRLDDDSRFELLAPADLSLVCFRLNAGRPPETLNALNAELLERVNSTGRVFLTHTALRGAYTLRLVVGQRTTKERHVLEAWDIISAGADKLLASKL, translated from the coding sequence ATGAGCGACAAAACCGGAGAAATAGGACTGTCCAACGAGGAATTCCGGAGTTTCGGCCATGAAATCGTCGATTGGATCGCCGATTACATGCAAAATATCGAAAAATACCCGGTTCGGTCGCCTTTGGGCCCCGGAGATGTGAAAAAACGACTGCCCGGGGAGCCTCCGGATCTTGCCGAACCCATGGACGAGATTCTCCGGGATTTCCAATCCTCAATCCTTCCGGGGATCACGCACTGGCAGCACCCCGGCTGGTTCGCCTATTTTCCGGCCAACACCAGTCCCGCTTCCGTCCTGGCCGAGTTTTTAACCGCCGGTCTCGGGGTTCAGGGCATGGTCTGGCTGACATCGCCGGCGGCCGCCGAGCTCGAGGAGGTCGTCTGCAACTGGCTGCGCGGCATGCTTGAACTGCCCGAAAGCTGGAATGGGGTGATCCAGGACACGGCCTCGACGGCGACATTGTGCGCCCTGCTGACGGCCCGGGAGCGGGCGACGGATTTTTCATCGAACGAGAGAGGCATTCGGCAGACGCTCCGCGTTTATGCCTCCGAGGAGGCTCATTCGAGCGTCGACAAGGCCGTCAAGATTGCGGGTTACGGCAGGGACAACCTGGTTCGCATCCCGACTGATGTGCGGTTCGCCATGATTCCGGACAAGCTCGAGGCGGCCGTTGCCGCCGATCTGGAGCGTGGCTTTGTCCCGGCCTGTGTCTCCGCCACGGTGGGGACGACTTCGTCGGGGGGCGTCGATCCCTTACCGGAAATCGGCGCGATCTGCCGCCGCCGGGGTCTCTGGCTCCATGTGGACGCCGCCTGGGCGGGAACGGCGGCCGTTCTGCCGGAGAAGCGCCGGATTCTCAAAGGCATCGAGGCGGCCGATTCCTTCGTTTTCAACCCGCACAAATGGATGCTGACCAACTTCGACTGTTCCGTCTATTTCGTCCGCGACCCGGGTCTTCTCATCCGGACTTTCGAGATCCACCCCGAATATCTCAAGACGGGAAAGGATGCCGTGGTCCGGAATTACCGCGACTGGGGTATTCAGCTCGGACGCCGCTTCCGCGCCCTGAAACTTTGGTTCGTCATCCGAAGCTACGGCGTCGAGGGGATCCGCGACATGGTTCGAGAGCACATCCGGCTGGCCGGCCTGTTCAAGAGCCGCCTCGATGACGATTCCCGGTTCGAACTCCTGGCGCCTGCTGACCTGAGCCTTGTCTGCTTCCGGCTGAACGCCGGCCGCCCACCCGAAACGCTGAACGCCCTGAACGCCGAGCTTCTCGAACGGGTCAACAGCACGGGCCGGGTCTTCCTGACTCACACCGCGCTTCGCGGTGCTTATACCCTGCGGCTCGTCGTCGGCCAGCGGACGACCAAAGAGCGCCACGTCCTTGAAGCCTGGGATATCATCTCCGCCGGAGCCGATAAACTCCTCGCCTCCAAATTGTAA
- a CDS encoding glycoside hydrolase family 172 protein, with translation MTMFKRAAVAAAVVTALVGADAALNSQDLRGKLGEPQNYRSRRISSHDRAGGNRDSLVIEPGHTAVLAEIEGPAAIHHMWMTAAAEPFYGRKLILRIYWDGEEAPSVEAPLGDFFGVGHGLNRNLKSLPISNSSEGRARNCFWYMPFRWSCRVTLTNEGSRAVNAFYYYINYREIPDLEPDVPYFHAQYRQEMPPEKGRNYLILDAVGSGHYAGCAFNVLQRSMGWWGEGDDMIFVDGESEPSLHGTGSEDYFGGAWGMSEDESLFYGCPLQEEDFQAGSKASVYRFHIADPIPFRKSIRVTIEHGHANDRFDFLSSVAFWYQTEPHNPYPPLPPVDRRLPFAMEIPTGFAVPEWIQEDGNATIFTDTSTGIRVSGPELRHALTSFYSPRGGRYPMIATENAVEGTAIDIAFPIEIAEAYDLDLYLLKGPRAGNLKILHVRLDAETGEEETTEPAAFSGYATDSELEKVSLKSRILEEGMNTLRFVVAGENPRSRAFDIGFLGLARTPSNRRFIMDWNLVAPFEAPDMDSLTVAFPPEQDASTDGRYRGKSGAEIRWRAVRAERGGYVRLSELVEPNENAVAYGLVWVRSPDERTAHVLLGSDDGVRLWINDELVHTNPVYRAAEPDQDHVAVRLKEGWNKVLIKVLQGGGEWGYYLRFADPKGELVWSLTPKR, from the coding sequence ATGACAATGTTCAAGAGAGCCGCTGTGGCGGCGGCCGTCGTCACGGCTCTTGTCGGAGCAGACGCCGCATTGAACAGTCAGGACCTCCGCGGCAAACTCGGTGAGCCACAGAACTATCGGAGCCGGCGCATCTCTTCCCATGACCGAGCGGGCGGCAACCGGGACTCTCTTGTCATCGAACCCGGCCATACGGCCGTTCTGGCCGAGATCGAGGGCCCGGCCGCGATTCACCATATGTGGATGACCGCGGCCGCCGAGCCGTTTTACGGCCGGAAGCTCATCCTCCGCATTTATTGGGACGGCGAAGAGGCGCCGTCGGTCGAAGCTCCGCTGGGCGATTTCTTCGGTGTCGGACACGGACTCAACCGGAATCTGAAGTCGCTCCCCATCTCGAATTCTTCCGAGGGCCGGGCCCGCAACTGTTTCTGGTACATGCCCTTTCGCTGGTCATGCCGCGTGACCCTGACCAACGAGGGATCGCGGGCGGTCAACGCCTTCTACTATTACATCAATTACCGGGAGATCCCGGATCTTGAACCCGACGTCCCTTATTTCCACGCCCAGTACCGTCAGGAGATGCCTCCGGAAAAAGGCCGAAACTATCTCATCCTGGATGCCGTCGGCTCCGGCCATTACGCCGGCTGCGCCTTCAACGTCCTGCAGAGATCGATGGGCTGGTGGGGCGAGGGCGACGACATGATCTTCGTCGACGGCGAATCCGAACCCTCCCTGCACGGCACCGGATCCGAGGACTATTTCGGCGGCGCCTGGGGAATGAGCGAGGACGAAAGCCTGTTTTACGGCTGTCCCCTCCAGGAAGAGGATTTCCAGGCGGGCTCCAAGGCCTCGGTCTATCGGTTCCACATCGCCGATCCCATCCCTTTCCGCAAATCCATCCGGGTGACCATCGAACACGGCCACGCCAACGACCGGTTCGATTTTTTGTCCTCAGTCGCCTTCTGGTACCAGACCGAACCCCACAACCCCTACCCGCCGCTTCCTCCCGTCGATCGACGGCTGCCCTTCGCCATGGAGATCCCGACCGGGTTTGCCGTTCCCGAATGGATCCAGGAAGACGGCAACGCCACGATCTTCACCGATACCTCAACGGGAATCCGCGTCTCGGGGCCCGAACTCCGGCACGCCCTGACGTCTTTCTACAGCCCGCGGGGCGGGCGATATCCCATGATCGCAACTGAAAACGCGGTCGAGGGTACGGCGATCGATATCGCTTTCCCCATCGAAATCGCCGAAGCCTATGACCTTGACCTCTATCTTCTCAAGGGCCCGAGGGCCGGCAACCTGAAAATCCTCCACGTGCGCCTCGATGCGGAAACCGGCGAAGAGGAGACCACGGAGCCGGCCGCGTTTTCCGGCTATGCGACGGACAGCGAACTCGAAAAGGTGTCCCTGAAAAGCCGAATCCTCGAAGAGGGAATGAATACCCTCCGCTTTGTCGTCGCCGGGGAAAACCCCCGATCCCGGGCCTTTGACATCGGCTTTCTCGGTCTGGCCCGGACGCCCTCAAACCGCAGATTTATCATGGATTGGAACCTCGTCGCGCCGTTCGAAGCTCCCGATATGGACTCCCTGACCGTCGCTTTTCCACCGGAACAGGATGCCTCAACCGATGGAAGATATCGGGGAAAGAGCGGAGCCGAAATCCGCTGGCGGGCGGTCCGGGCTGAACGCGGAGGCTACGTCCGTCTGTCCGAGCTCGTGGAGCCCAACGAAAACGCCGTCGCCTACGGACTTGTCTGGGTCCGCTCGCCGGACGAGCGGACGGCACACGTGCTTCTGGGGAGCGATGACGGCGTCCGGCTTTGGATCAATGACGAACTCGTCCATACCAACCCCGTCTATCGGGCCGCCGAACCCGACCAGGATCATGTCGCCGTCAGGCTGAAGGAGGGGTGGAACAAGGTGCTGATCAAAGTGCTTCAGGGAGGGGGCGAGTGGGGCTATTATCTGCGCTTCGCCGACCCGAAGGGGGAGCTCGTCTGGAGCCTGACGCCGAAGCGCTGA